The Melitaea cinxia chromosome 8, ilMelCinx1.1, whole genome shotgun sequence genomic interval GCCTCCACCTGCAAACTCTACTGAACATCTACTTATCGAAGTTATGGTATCTAATACTAAAATCCTTCTGGGTATGTTTTACAGTCCTAACTCTAGCGTAAActtcttttttacttttgtacCTTACTCGAAACTCTTATTCCTGTATATGATCAtctttagacgttgcttaaaacaggctggagtagaagcacgtcttattgaaagcggaagagaattccaaaggCGGACAGCTTTAGCAGTGAAGGAATTAGAATAGAAGGAGAATTTATGTTATGgaacttttagaagtaaattggaatcagatctaagggaacgttcatgggaattgcaaagatACGTGAACCGTTCTTTAAGATATTGAGGGGCATCAGATTGAAACGCACGTACCACGGCGAGTACGTGGCAGTGCGCAGAAACTTGTTCTGTATGATTTGAAGCCTATGGATGAGCGTCGGCTTCACATAAGCGAAGACAGGGCACGCGTAGGTCATAATAGGTCGTACGCAGGCCttgtataatgtcgtcttatttctaagagacattttactcCTCCCGCATAGCAGTGTGTGCAGTCGGCCTAATACGAATGCTGCCCTGTTTAGGACCCGGTTAATGTGGGCTTTGAACGTAACTTTACTGTCGAGTATGACGCCTAGGTATTTTGTTTCCTTTAGCCAAGGAATCGCGGTGCCAAATAGGGTTATTTTCCCGGGTCGACCTTTCGTCCAGAAGACGCGCATGGTGTGTTTAACAAAGTGCACTGCTGCACTCTTTTCGGGATCTCCATTTCCTAAACCACTCGCCGAGGGCGGTGGCCGCGGATTGGAGTCGAGAAGTTATAGCCTCGACGGAGGTGCCGGTCGTGTAGATGGTCGTGTCATCGGCGAATAGGGCCAGCTTGGTAGCTTTATTCTTGGGAATCGGGATGTCATTCGCGTACAACGAATAAAGAAGCGGTGAGAGCACCGAGTCCTGAGGGACATTTGTAAGCACTGGCTTGGTATCATTAATTATAGTCATAGTCTGTGTTGCCAGCCCCAAGAAACTAAAAAACAGCAGCTTACCAATAAAAAAACAGGAGAAAACagtaagtaaagtaaaaaaggCAGATTTCATACTTTCCTcgtacaattaaaataattacctactgTTATTAGTTATCAGGACTCACATACATTGTTCAAGTAACATTATTATCCACTTTCATCCTCAATTGCCTCATCTTTAGTATTTTCAGACTCACTTTCCTTCTTGAAatcatacacatatatatgttaaatttctttttgtGCGTTCAAATGAGTAGCAATCCGTTATTTCGGATTTAACCGTTTGCTACTCATTTGAAGATTTAATGTGTATGACCTTACGGTCGATATTTAGATGCGTGATTaagttttcataatatttatagcaGAAAATAATCTTTACACGGTGGCGCTGCAAGTAAGCACAAAGGTTTAACATTTGGCAATGCttcaaatgttttaaaatatccgAAAAATACGTTTTGGAGAATTTTGTACGtggttaattttgtttaaagtttGGACATAATTTACccgtatataaaatatgaatgtcaAACACATAAGAGTGGTCGGGGAATTCCCTCGAATCTCGACAAGAGTAATTACTGCCATCTGGTATCAttgagtattattatttagtggtCATCAAAACATATTACACATGGTAATAGATAACGCTGAACACTAAttgaaaaacagtaaaaattagGAATGAAACagaaaacaatgtaaaaacagCAAATGTACTGTTAAAACACTTAAAACAGTAGGGCTGGTAACACTGGTCATAGTAGATGCATAGTAGTAGTCAATAATCTGAACTTGTCATAATTAAATCATTATCAACGtcatcaagaaaaaaaaatgtttaggctGAGTGTAGGAATAGctgtttcaataaattaattatatatcccAGTTTAAAACTATATACAGCGAAAAGTACGTGTATAAAGttttaagtacattaaaaaaactttaatataatcGTGCACTTTGTTTTTCATTATGTGTTCTGATTTAGTGTGAAAAAATTGGTGAAAAACTGTAACTATTTTCTAGTTAATACTTAGAATGCAATGCTCCCTCGTCGTCGTAACGTTGGTGTGTCTGACAGGACGAATTTACTATCACAAGAAGAACTAATTCCGTAtaacaaattgaataaaaacgGAACTGTATTTCAACAGTCACATATTTTTAAGTCGgaagaaaaaatacaaagaagTTTTGAAAGCGCTATAACATTCGATTTTCTGGAGGAAGTTGTATTTGAACCTGTAATGGCAGCTAGAGACAGGACACAAGAGTTTGTATCAACAGTCCGAAGTCTCCAAGGAAGAACCTTGGTTAGGCCAATAGTTAAAGATGAACGTAAAGCTACTGCACTCGCAACATATTCGCAATTTATGAGTATGGCAAAAGTAATTAGTAAAAACATTACTAGTACATATGCAAAACTAGAAAAACTAGCAATGTGTAAGtaagattgtaatttttttttgattaaaagttATAGTTAGAACTGTTTGTggttttagtactattttttattacattcctGTGTCCCCTAGCTGGCACAGGTCTTTTCAATGGCCTTTGCTTTGTCAATGACAGTCCGCAGCCCAGTTTGTTTTGGACACCCATGTTCGCGCTTTCCTTAGTGGTTCTAGTCTAGGGCTTGCCTCAGTATATGGTTGGAATCCCACCCGAGAGTGTGGCCTATTCAGCTCCATTTCCGGCATGTTTTGGCAATCCATGAAGCGATGTCATCTTCAGTTCCTTCAGTTTCGGACAACTCAATATATTAAATCTTATCTTTATGTAAAATAGCTTTTTgagtttaaaaagtaattattacgATTATTTTCTAGTGGCAAAAAAGAAATCATTATTTGATGATCGGCCAATGGAAATATATGAACTTACATATATCATCAAAGGTGATTTGAATTCACTTAATCAACAAATTGCTAAGTTGGATGAAATGCCAAGAGGTCGCAAGAGTATGTATAATCACTCATCAAGTGTTGTGATAGCTCTGCAGTCAAGACTTGCTTCAATGAGTAATCAGTTTAAGcaggttaattttatttatttatataaatttttatttatagtgtcaGAACAAACAACTTTGTTTTGAAATTGCTtacataatgtaatttttaagtgcaataaaaagtactcaatgtttttaaatttttttgatttctGACTGATTCACATTTTGTTTAGGTTGAGAACTCTGATAATTAATTAGACAGTCAATAAATATCTTTTGACACTTTTtacttaaactttttaatactaattaaaaGCATATTTCTCTTAATGTTGGTATATGTTATGAATTAGATGTgacacatataataataatagagatGATGCCTTCTGTATTTACTCCTATACAATCTAaaattatgctgtgtggttacggcagtaaagaatatagccacaccctctcttcccgtgagtgtcctaagaggcgactaagggataacacagccctgcggtcaccaacccgcctgcccagtgtggtgactatgggcggaACACAGGAGTTCGTGTCATTTTTgacacgaacttggggaggcctatgctcagcagtggactgtgataggctgaagtgaatctaaaattaaatacttgaaaAGGTAATGTCTAAGCTttcgtaatttaataaattttgttttttttttaggttctGGAAGTAAGATCGGAAAATctaaaacatcaaaataataGAAGAGAACAATTTTCAAGTTCAGCACCACTTATCAAAGAGACACCTTCATTATTACAACCAGATGAAGTTAGTATAGATTTGGGAGAGACATCAAGTTTACAGACCCAACAATTAGCTTTGAGAGATGATTCAGATTCATATGTGCAGCAAAGGGCTGAAACTATGCACAACATTGAGAGCACAATTGTTGAATTAGGTGGTATTTTTCAACAGTTGGCTCACATGGTCAAAGAACAAGATGAGGCTATTGGCAGAATTGATGCAAATATTCATGAAGCTGAAATGAATGTAGAGGCAGGTCACAGAGAGATAATGAAATACTTCCAAAATATAACAGGAAATCGAGCACTTATGTTTAAAATCTTTGgggtgttaatatttttctttatattttttgttgtatttatggcatagattttttttttattttcacttatgatattatgatatttattgaataaaaagaGTATATTTATCTAATCATGGCCTAAAAAAATTGGCAGAATTTTTTTCCCATTCCTATAATACAGACAGGTAGGTAGCGTTGGGCGTTATTTAACGGAATCGGTTTCAGTAACTAATTACGAAGCTAATAACCATGTACGTAGTTTCGCCGATACGAATGTAAAgattattttacgtacgcagtttttttgcgtacgcagttttatcaaaaacttgacacaacgacCGGCGCATAAGCGTTTTACCTAATAACGTAGCAGGTTgctaatattaatcattacaatacgcagatacgcttac includes:
- the LOC123655517 gene encoding syntaxin-5, with the protein product MLPRRRNVGVSDRTNLLSQEELIPYNKLNKNGTVFQQSHIFKSEEKIQRSFESAITFDFLEEVVFEPVMAARDRTQEFVSTVRSLQGRTLVRPIVKDERKATALATYSQFMSMAKVISKNITSTYAKLEKLAMLAKKKSLFDDRPMEIYELTYIIKGDLNSLNQQIAKLDEMPRGRKSMYNHSSSVVIALQSRLASMSNQFKQVLEVRSENLKHQNNRREQFSSSAPLIKETPSLLQPDEVSIDLGETSSLQTQQLALRDDSDSYVQQRAETMHNIESTIVELGGIFQQLAHMVKEQDEAIGRIDANIHEAEMNVEAGHREIMKYFQNITGNRALMFKIFGVLIFFFIFFVVFMA